Proteins from one Deinococcus sp. AB2017081 genomic window:
- a CDS encoding ABC transporter ATP-binding protein, which yields MPLLEIENLSVNYGAIQAVRGLSLTVEEGEVVTLIGANGAGKTTTLRAVSRLLRPVSGSVRFAGRDITRVPADEAVKLGIAQSPEGRQVLARQSVQDNLELGAYTRSGPAVKTDVSEMYERFPRLGERRNQLAGTLSGGEQQMLAIARALMSRPRLLLLDEPSLGLAPIIVREIFSIIRDLNAQGVTILLVEQNARLAMNASHRTYVLEAGQMTFNGNSAELVNDERVLHAYLGG from the coding sequence ATGCCCCTGCTTGAAATCGAGAACCTGAGCGTCAACTACGGCGCGATCCAGGCGGTGCGCGGCCTGTCGCTGACCGTCGAGGAGGGCGAGGTCGTCACGCTGATCGGCGCGAACGGGGCGGGCAAGACGACCACGCTGCGGGCCGTGTCGCGGCTGCTGAGGCCGGTGTCGGGCAGCGTGCGCTTCGCGGGGCGCGACATCACGCGGGTGCCCGCCGACGAGGCCGTGAAACTGGGCATCGCGCAGAGCCCAGAGGGGCGACAGGTGCTGGCGCGGCAGAGCGTGCAGGACAATCTGGAGCTGGGGGCCTACACCCGCAGCGGCCCGGCCGTGAAGACCGACGTCTCCGAGATGTACGAGCGTTTCCCGCGTCTGGGCGAACGCCGCAACCAGCTGGCGGGCACCCTGTCCGGCGGGGAGCAGCAGATGCTCGCCATCGCCCGCGCCCTGATGAGCCGCCCCCGGCTGCTGCTGCTCGACGAGCCGTCGCTGGGCCTGGCCCCCATCATCGTGCGGGAGATCTTCAGTATCATCCGCGACCTGAACGCGCAGGGCGTGACCATCCTGCTGGTCGAGCAGAATGCCCGGCTCGCCATGAACGCCTCGCACCGCACGTACGTGCTGGAGGCCGGGCAGATGACCTTCAACGGCAACAGTGCCGAACTGGTCAATGACGAGCGCGTGCTGCACGCCTATCTGGGCGGATAG
- a CDS encoding ABC transporter ATP-binding protein, with the protein MTGTTVLEARNMTRRFGGLIAVNDVSFDVQEGEIFGLIGPNGAGKTTLFNLMTGLTPPSSGTLVYRGQTVTGLQPNRVASLGLSRTFQNIRLFRGLSALENVKIAQHTRTHTGLWRGVFGGARAEEAQVERRAWELLDLVGMGDRAGELAANFSYGDQRRLEIARALATEPRVLLLDEPAAGMNTAEKGQLTAFIRQVRDQFDLTVLVIEHHVPLVMNLCDRVAVLNFGQLIAVGNPAEVQRDPKVIEAYLGGE; encoded by the coding sequence ATGACCGGCACCACCGTTCTGGAGGCCCGCAACATGACGCGGCGCTTCGGCGGCCTGATCGCCGTGAACGACGTGTCCTTCGACGTGCAGGAGGGCGAGATCTTCGGGCTGATCGGCCCCAACGGCGCGGGCAAGACCACACTCTTCAACCTGATGACCGGCCTGACGCCGCCCAGCAGCGGCACGCTGGTGTACCGGGGCCAGACGGTCACGGGGCTGCAACCCAACCGCGTGGCGTCGCTGGGCCTGAGCCGCACCTTCCAGAACATCCGCCTGTTCCGGGGCCTCTCGGCGCTGGAGAACGTGAAGATCGCGCAGCACACCCGTACCCACACCGGCCTGTGGCGCGGCGTGTTCGGCGGGGCCCGCGCCGAGGAGGCACAGGTCGAGCGCCGGGCGTGGGAACTGCTGGATCTGGTCGGCATGGGCGACCGCGCCGGGGAACTCGCCGCGAACTTCAGCTACGGCGACCAGCGCCGCCTGGAGATCGCCCGCGCCCTGGCGACCGAGCCGCGCGTGCTGCTGCTCGACGAGCCGGCCGCCGGCATGAACACCGCCGAGAAGGGGCAGCTGACCGCGTTCATAAGACAGGTGCGCGACCAGTTCGACCTGACCGTGCTGGTCATCGAGCACCACGTGCCGCTGGTCATGAACCTCTGCGACCGGGTGGCCGTCCTGAACTTCGGGCAGCTGATCGCCGTGGGCAATCCGGCCGAGGTGCAGCGCGACCCGAAGGTCATCGAAGCGTACCTGGGAGGTGAGTGA
- a CDS encoding branched-chain amino acid ABC transporter permease produces the protein MTDFLATYGFLLVSMIQAGLLGLSLYFPLQAGQLSLASPGFYAVGGYVAAIMLTNPAFAGLRDTLGNGMFPLTWVVAALLCGVLGVVVGVPALRLRGIYLALATIAFVEILRVISLNLTITGGAIGLFGIPQPFGIADRWQYIFIFAPLLILTLLFARQLERSRVGRALRAIREDELAADAMGVPPTQYKVLAFVIGAVLAGIVGAMSAPLLSSWNARQGTFDASIAILAFVLIGGSRNIWGPVVGGALLTAVPEVLRFLADWRLVINGLVLVVASLYLPQGIVGALEKLGRPRPPQRPVKAAEVNP, from the coding sequence ATGACCGACTTCCTCGCCACCTACGGCTTTCTTCTCGTGTCCATGATCCAGGCGGGCCTGCTGGGCCTGAGCCTGTATTTCCCCCTCCAGGCGGGGCAGCTGAGCCTCGCCAGTCCCGGTTTCTACGCGGTGGGCGGCTACGTGGCCGCGATCATGCTCACCAATCCGGCCTTCGCTGGCCTGCGCGACACGCTGGGCAACGGCATGTTTCCGCTGACGTGGGTGGTCGCGGCGCTGCTGTGCGGCGTGCTGGGCGTCGTGGTCGGGGTGCCGGCGCTGCGGCTGCGCGGCATCTATCTGGCGCTGGCGACCATCGCGTTCGTGGAGATCCTGCGTGTGATCAGCCTGAACCTGACCATCACCGGGGGGGCCATCGGCCTGTTCGGGATTCCGCAGCCCTTCGGCATTGCCGACCGCTGGCAGTACATCTTCATCTTCGCGCCGCTGCTGATCCTGACCCTGCTGTTCGCGCGGCAGCTGGAGCGCTCCCGCGTGGGCCGGGCGCTGCGGGCGATCCGCGAGGACGAGCTGGCCGCCGACGCCATGGGCGTGCCGCCCACGCAGTACAAGGTGCTGGCCTTCGTGATCGGGGCGGTGCTGGCCGGGATCGTGGGGGCCATGAGCGCCCCGCTGCTCAGCTCGTGGAACGCGCGGCAGGGCACCTTCGACGCCAGCATTGCCATCCTGGCCTTCGTGCTGATCGGCGGCAGCCGCAACATCTGGGGGCCGGTGGTGGGCGGCGCGCTGCTGACCGCCGTGCCCGAGGTGCTGCGCTTCCTGGCCGACTGGCGACTGGTGATCAACGGGCTGGTGCTGGTCGTGGCGAGCCTGTACCTGCCGCAGGGCATCGTGGGGGCGCTGGAGAAACTGGGCCGTCCGCGTCCACCGCAGCGCCCGGTGAAAGCGGCAGAGGTGAACCCATGA
- a CDS encoding branched-chain amino acid ABC transporter permease: MELSQFVQNLMNGLAIGSVYAIFALGYTLVFSILGIINFAHGAVFTLGAYFTYTLVVGQFENNGLLKGVNLFPDGSPLSGQPLTFAFATLLGAIGAGLVAVLIERLAFRPMRARGADPLLALVSSLGVALVIVNLIQLLVGAEIYNFPSDAYGDTPPALSFTLGGKIVIIRTVQVIIFAVSLVMLVILGYVIGRTKIGKALRAVAENPTTASLLGISVDRFILITFFLSGFLGGLAGTLVGTAFGVAGPYFGVVYGLKGLAVIVLGGLGSIPGAVLGGLVIGLAEAFVPAQYSAYKDAVAFALLFVILLVRPQGLLGKSAIQKV; this comes from the coding sequence ATGGAGCTGAGTCAGTTCGTCCAGAACCTCATGAACGGTCTGGCGATCGGGAGCGTGTACGCGATCTTCGCGCTGGGATACACGCTGGTGTTCTCGATCCTGGGCATCATCAATTTCGCGCACGGCGCGGTGTTCACGCTGGGCGCGTACTTCACGTACACGCTGGTGGTCGGGCAGTTCGAGAACAACGGGCTCCTCAAGGGCGTGAACCTGTTCCCGGACGGCTCGCCGCTCTCCGGGCAGCCGCTCACCTTCGCGTTCGCCACACTGCTGGGAGCCATCGGCGCGGGGCTGGTCGCCGTGCTGATCGAGCGGCTCGCGTTCCGGCCCATGCGCGCGCGCGGGGCCGACCCGCTGCTGGCGCTGGTCAGCTCGCTGGGCGTGGCGCTGGTCATCGTGAACCTGATCCAGCTGCTGGTCGGCGCGGAGATCTACAACTTCCCATCGGACGCGTACGGAGACACGCCTCCGGCACTGTCATTCACGCTGGGCGGCAAGATCGTCATCATCCGCACCGTGCAGGTCATCATCTTCGCCGTCAGTCTGGTCATGCTGGTCATCCTGGGCTACGTGATCGGGCGCACCAAGATCGGCAAGGCGCTGCGGGCGGTGGCTGAGAATCCCACCACGGCCTCGCTGCTCGGCATCAGCGTCGACCGCTTCATCCTGATCACCTTCTTCCTGTCGGGCTTCCTGGGGGGGCTGGCGGGCACGCTGGTGGGCACTGCCTTCGGCGTGGCCGGACCATACTTCGGCGTCGTGTACGGGCTCAAGGGCCTCGCGGTGATCGTGCTGGGCGGCCTGGGCAGCATTCCCGGCGCGGTGCTGGGCGGCCTGGTGATCGGTCTGGCCGAGGCCTTCGTGCCGGCGCAGTATTCCGCCTACAAGGACGCGGTGGCCTTCGCGCTGCTGTTCGTGATCCTCCTCGTGCGTCCGCAGGGGCTGCTCGGCAAGAGCGCCATCCAGAAGGTGTGA
- a CDS encoding ABC transporter substrate-binding protein, with product MQRILTATLVLSLGVSQAQKVDSIVIGVAVAQTSNTALLGQEQVIGAKFAEKYLNARGGINGTPFKLVFQDTGGDEAGAINAFQNLITKDRVLGIVGPTLSQQAFASDPIADRARVPVLGPSNTAKNIPQIGDFIARVSAPVAVVAPNAVKQALKLDPKIKNVAVLYAQNDAFSTSETGTFQETAKAQGLNVATVQKFQTTDTDFTTQVTAVLNSNVQLVIISGLAADGGNLVKQLRQLGYKGLIIGGNGLNTSNMFPVCQQLCDGVIIAQAYSPAQASAANQVFVKDYTAQYKKAPPQFAAQAYAGVQVMVEALRVIDRKKKLNTWELPALRVELNRQILAGKYNTPLGPISFDKEGEVNQAEFYVAQIKMKDAKTGSFVYLK from the coding sequence ATGCAGCGAATCCTGACGGCCACCCTCGTCCTGTCCCTCGGCGTCTCGCAGGCGCAGAAGGTCGATAGCATCGTGATCGGCGTCGCGGTCGCCCAGACCAGCAACACCGCGCTGCTCGGCCAGGAACAGGTCATCGGCGCGAAATTCGCCGAGAAGTACCTCAATGCCCGTGGCGGGATCAACGGCACCCCCTTCAAGCTCGTGTTCCAGGACACCGGCGGCGACGAGGCCGGGGCCATCAACGCCTTCCAGAACCTGATCACCAAGGATCGCGTGCTGGGCATCGTCGGGCCGACCCTGTCGCAGCAGGCCTTCGCGTCCGACCCGATCGCCGACCGCGCCAGGGTGCCGGTGCTGGGCCCGAGCAACACCGCCAAGAACATCCCGCAGATCGGGGACTTCATCGCCCGCGTGTCTGCGCCGGTCGCCGTGGTCGCGCCCAATGCCGTCAAACAGGCGCTGAAGCTCGATCCCAAGATCAAGAACGTGGCCGTGCTGTACGCGCAGAACGACGCCTTCTCCACCAGCGAGACCGGCACCTTCCAGGAGACCGCCAAGGCCCAGGGCCTGAACGTCGCCACCGTGCAGAAGTTCCAGACGACCGACACGGACTTCACCACCCAGGTCACGGCCGTCCTGAATTCGAACGTGCAGCTCGTGATCATCTCCGGCCTCGCGGCCGACGGCGGGAACCTCGTCAAGCAGCTGCGGCAGCTGGGCTACAAGGGCCTGATCATCGGCGGCAACGGCCTGAACACCAGCAACATGTTCCCGGTGTGCCAGCAGCTGTGCGACGGCGTGATCATCGCCCAGGCCTACAGCCCCGCACAGGCCAGCGCCGCCAACCAGGTCTTCGTCAAGGACTACACCGCCCAGTACAAGAAGGCCCCGCCGCAGTTCGCCGCCCAGGCCTACGCCGGCGTGCAGGTCATGGTCGAGGCGCTGCGGGTCATCGACCGCAAGAAGAAGCTGAACACCTGGGAGCTGCCCGCCCTGCGTGTCGAGCTGAACAGGCAGATCCTGGCCGGCAAGTACAACACGCCCCTGGGCCCCATCTCCTTCGACAAGGAGGGCGAGGTCAACCAGGCCGAGTTCTACGTGGCGCAGATCAAGATGAAGGACGCGAAGACCGGTTCCTTCGTGTACCTGAAGTAA
- a CDS encoding HAMP domain-containing protein: MTVTTTPAPLALPRVPRRVGLHTKALLTTVLPVLALGLLTAVILTVQRRAELGTINRALGQTVSSLLASTLDVQDLNLVDTQLRAAVAPPSVAFVDVQPAGDAPRYFTSDDRESDWVLRPALDAFLREQPGRTQFTWHDTRADAYRAALSGLQPGTPDSVREHLQARVEALSATQGQATAYQVTQVGVYETPAGSRALQFPGDAQPPGTLLFHLTIGVTLGELNAALARQLQLVLLACAAIALLAAAVAWRSVRRLVRVIIAITAAAQHASLGHLGDPITVKSGGRPDELTDLVTAIERLRVSLHLALSRLRPAGPSTGKGQ; encoded by the coding sequence ATGACTGTCACGACCACCCCTGCCCCGCTGGCCCTTCCCCGTGTGCCCCGCCGCGTGGGCCTGCACACCAAGGCGCTGTTGACCACGGTGCTGCCGGTGCTGGCGCTGGGTCTGCTGACCGCCGTGATCCTGACCGTGCAGCGCCGCGCGGAACTGGGCACCATCAACCGTGCCCTGGGGCAGACCGTGTCGAGCCTGCTGGCATCCACCCTGGACGTGCAGGATCTGAACCTCGTGGACACGCAGCTGCGGGCGGCCGTCGCCCCGCCCAGCGTGGCCTTCGTGGACGTGCAGCCCGCCGGGGACGCGCCGCGCTACTTCACTTCCGACGACCGCGAGAGCGACTGGGTGCTGCGCCCCGCGCTGGACGCCTTCCTGAGGGAGCAGCCCGGCCGCACCCAGTTCACATGGCACGACACCCGTGCCGACGCCTACCGCGCCGCCCTGAGCGGCCTGCAGCCCGGCACGCCTGACAGTGTCCGCGAGCACCTGCAGGCCCGGGTCGAGGCCCTGAGCGCCACGCAGGGGCAGGCGACCGCGTATCAGGTCACGCAGGTGGGCGTGTACGAGACGCCGGCGGGTTCCCGTGCCCTGCAGTTTCCCGGCGATGCCCAGCCGCCGGGCACGCTGCTGTTCCACCTCACCATCGGGGTCACGCTGGGGGAGCTGAACGCGGCGCTGGCGCGGCAACTCCAGCTGGTGCTGCTGGCATGTGCGGCGATTGCGCTGTTGGCCGCCGCAGTCGCGTGGCGCTCAGTCCGCCGGCTGGTGCGCGTCATCATCGCCATCACGGCGGCCGCACAGCATGCCAGCCTGGGGCACCTGGGCGATCCCATCACTGTGAAGTCCGGCGGGCGGCCTGACGAACTCACGGATCTGGTCACCGCCATCGAGCGCCTGCGGGTCAGTCTGCACCTCGCCCTGAGTCGGCTGCGGCCCGCCGGCCCGTCCACCGGCAAGGGACAGTGA
- a CDS encoding FadR/GntR family transcriptional regulator → MSTGPGSITPDDPFLTGPLEKRSLGEHIAQHIQTLLLDGSIRPGDTLPSQRELAQRYGTSVAAVREAISILSASGVLDARPGRGTVILPVTQQAPGINLWLGAVHDEAEAHAFLDTRQALEHYTIARTARHATPEQHADLLEHLHRMRDAQGEPEAFIQADLALHMAIAQAAGNPVVLRLLRAIHMPLANLLRAISTDLMLSGRFPALYTTHEHIIHGIIRRDPAAATAAFDHMLDQTTEGGTLERALGHPERPEPPLGPAFLEDLHWNLTRLIGPMADVLIPEAASELGLDPDAITRTHLGRYLGNLARQLPDGKQAEWAALGGLLEKRYG, encoded by the coding sequence GTGAGCACCGGCCCCGGCTCCATCACCCCGGACGATCCCTTCCTGACCGGCCCGCTGGAGAAACGCTCGCTGGGCGAGCACATCGCGCAGCACATCCAGACCCTGCTGCTCGACGGTTCCATCCGCCCCGGCGACACGCTGCCCAGCCAGCGCGAACTGGCGCAGCGCTACGGCACGTCGGTGGCCGCCGTGCGCGAGGCCATCAGCATCCTGTCGGCAAGTGGCGTGCTGGACGCCCGGCCCGGTCGGGGCACCGTCATCCTGCCCGTCACGCAGCAGGCCCCCGGCATCAACCTGTGGCTCGGGGCCGTGCACGACGAGGCCGAGGCCCACGCCTTCCTCGACACGCGGCAGGCGCTGGAGCACTACACCATTGCCCGCACCGCGCGGCACGCCACGCCGGAGCAGCACGCCGACCTGCTGGAGCACCTGCACCGCATGCGCGACGCCCAGGGCGAACCCGAGGCCTTCATCCAGGCCGATCTGGCGCTGCACATGGCGATCGCCCAGGCCGCCGGGAATCCCGTGGTGCTGCGGCTGCTGCGGGCCATCCACATGCCGCTGGCGAACCTGCTGCGGGCCATCAGCACCGACCTGATGCTCAGCGGGCGCTTTCCCGCCCTGTACACCACGCACGAGCACATCATCCACGGCATCATCCGCCGCGATCCGGCCGCTGCGACCGCCGCCTTTGACCACATGCTCGACCAGACCACCGAGGGCGGCACCCTGGAACGCGCCCTGGGTCACCCGGAGCGGCCCGAACCGCCGCTCGGCCCGGCCTTCCTGGAAGACCTGCACTGGAACCTGACCCGCCTGATCGGCCCCATGGCCGACGTCCTGATCCCTGAGGCCGCCAGCGAACTCGGCCTCGACCCCGACGCGATCACGCGCACGCACCTGGGCCGGTATCTGGGCAACCTGGCCAGACAGCTTCCCGACGGCAAGCAGGCCGAATGGGCCGCGCTGGGGGGGCTGCTGGAGAAACGGTACGGGTGA
- a CDS encoding helix-hairpin-helix domain-containing protein, with translation MSDISKKSLVGVLKTTADLLDLLGVGDDPFRAQAFRSAARSLEGVPDEIEALVARDFVGIPKVGKAIATDLAEYVQTGMFGPLEDAASLIPAGVLSLFRVRGLGPKKIRALWDAGIDSLEGLREACRDGRVAGLKGFGAKSAASFLEAVEFALSAQERQHLSTALEVVEALCRRLDGLEPRIAGDVRRGLDTVRVARVTVTAPPEQVQERLAGVIEGLEPVEKKPLFAGRVDGVPVEIAYAPTPGIRGALDLMMGGSTAYREALREDAKARGFDFSGRGLKRDGVALDTPTEADAMQLLGLPLRPAEYRDPEHDDVWPTLPHPDRLVTVSDLRGMLHTHSTWSDGAASIADMAAETVRLGHGFLGTGDHSRAAHYANGLSIERLKAQLKEVRELQAAGVPLVAGAEVDILDDGSLDYPDDVLAELDYVVASVHSLFTLDAVRQTERLIRAASHPLVTILGHPTGRLELRRPGYALDLDAVLAACEANHTVVEINANAYRLDLDWRVALRWRDRVQFAINTDAHVPSGLSDAKYGVMVARKAGLTPEHVVNTLEREAFLAFVARQRGGR, from the coding sequence ATGTCCGACATCAGCAAGAAATCCCTGGTGGGCGTGCTCAAGACCACCGCCGACCTGCTCGACCTGCTGGGGGTGGGCGACGATCCGTTCCGGGCGCAGGCGTTCCGGAGTGCGGCCCGCTCGCTGGAGGGCGTGCCGGACGAGATCGAGGCGCTCGTGGCCCGCGACTTTGTGGGCATCCCGAAGGTCGGCAAGGCGATTGCGACGGATCTGGCCGAGTACGTGCAGACCGGCATGTTCGGGCCGCTGGAGGACGCCGCGAGCCTGATCCCGGCGGGCGTGCTGAGCCTGTTCCGCGTGCGCGGGCTGGGGCCGAAGAAGATCCGGGCACTCTGGGACGCCGGAATCGACTCGCTGGAGGGCCTGCGCGAGGCGTGCCGCGACGGGCGGGTGGCGGGCCTGAAGGGCTTCGGCGCGAAGAGTGCGGCGTCCTTTCTGGAGGCGGTGGAGTTCGCCCTGAGCGCCCAGGAACGCCAGCACCTGAGCACCGCGCTGGAGGTGGTCGAGGCGCTGTGCCGCCGCCTGGACGGCCTGGAACCGCGTATCGCCGGCGACGTGCGCCGGGGCCTGGACACCGTGCGCGTGGCCCGCGTGACCGTGACCGCCCCGCCCGAGCAGGTGCAGGAGCGGCTGGCCGGCGTGATCGAGGGGCTGGAACCGGTCGAGAAGAAACCGCTGTTCGCCGGCCGGGTGGACGGCGTGCCGGTCGAGATCGCCTACGCGCCCACACCGGGCATCCGGGGAGCACTCGATCTGATGATGGGCGGCAGCACCGCCTACCGCGAGGCGCTGCGCGAGGACGCGAAGGCCAGGGGCTTCGACTTCAGCGGGCGTGGCCTGAAACGGGACGGGGTGGCGCTCGACACGCCCACCGAGGCCGACGCCATGCAGCTTCTGGGGCTGCCCCTGCGCCCCGCCGAGTACCGCGACCCCGAACACGACGACGTGTGGCCGACCCTCCCCCACCCGGATCGGCTCGTGACGGTCAGCGACCTGCGCGGCATGCTGCACACGCACTCCACGTGGTCGGACGGCGCGGCCAGCATTGCGGACATGGCCGCCGAGACGGTACGCCTGGGCCACGGCTTCCTGGGCACCGGCGACCACTCGCGCGCCGCGCACTATGCGAACGGCCTGAGCATCGAGCGGTTGAAGGCCCAGTTGAAAGAGGTGCGCGAACTTCAGGCCGCTGGCGTACCCCTGGTCGCGGGGGCCGAGGTGGACATCCTCGACGACGGCTCGCTGGACTACCCGGACGATGTGCTGGCGGAACTGGATTACGTCGTCGCCAGCGTCCACAGCCTGTTCACGCTGGACGCCGTCCGCCAGACCGAGCGCCTGATCCGCGCCGCCAGCCACCCGCTGGTCACGATCCTGGGGCACCCCACCGGCCGCCTGGAACTGCGCCGCCCCGGCTACGCGCTGGATCTGGACGCCGTGCTGGCGGCGTGCGAGGCCAATCACACGGTGGTCGAGATCAACGCCAACGCCTACCGCCTCGATCTCGACTGGCGCGTGGCCCTGCGCTGGCGTGACCGCGTACAATTTGCCATCAACACCGACGCCCACGTGCCCAGCGGCCTGAGCGACGCGAAATACGGCGTGATGGTTGCTCGGAAAGCCGGGCTGACACCGGAACATGTGGTGAACACGCTGGAGCGGGAGGCGTTCCTGGCGTTCGTGGCGAGGCAGCGAGGGGGGCGGTAG
- a CDS encoding histidinol-phosphatase HisJ family protein, with product MASTLFDSHMHTPLCGHATGTPREYAQAALEAGLDGICFTDHMPMPAWYDAPWRMRQDQLAQYVDEVQAVQAEFSGRLDVRLGLEADYHPGTERFVEDVLGRHPWDYVIGSIHYLGAWGFDNPEFVAEYDARDLGGLYRDYYALVEGAARSGLFDSVGHLDLPKKFGHRDPDGAAALHALDVIATHGLSLDFNTAGWRKPVHEAYPAPDLTRHAAERHIPFVLGSDAHKPGEVGFHFTEAIKQIHDVDGRVVTYQGRTRRG from the coding sequence ATGGCCTCCACGCTGTTCGATTCGCACATGCACACGCCCCTGTGCGGGCACGCGACCGGCACGCCCCGCGAGTACGCGCAGGCGGCGCTGGAGGCCGGCCTGGACGGCATCTGCTTTACCGACCACATGCCCATGCCCGCGTGGTACGACGCGCCGTGGCGCATGCGCCAGGATCAGCTCGCGCAGTACGTGGACGAGGTGCAGGCCGTGCAGGCCGAGTTTTCCGGGCGGCTGGACGTCCGCCTGGGCCTGGAGGCCGACTATCACCCCGGCACGGAGCGGTTCGTGGAGGACGTGCTGGGCCGCCACCCGTGGGACTACGTGATCGGCAGTATCCATTACCTCGGCGCGTGGGGCTTCGACAACCCGGAATTCGTGGCCGAGTACGACGCCCGCGACCTGGGCGGGCTGTACCGCGACTACTACGCGCTGGTCGAGGGGGCGGCCCGCAGCGGCCTGTTCGACTCGGTCGGGCACCTCGACCTGCCCAAGAAGTTCGGCCACCGCGACCCAGACGGCGCGGCGGCCCTGCACGCGCTGGACGTGATCGCCACGCACGGCCTGAGCCTCGACTTCAACACCGCCGGGTGGCGCAAGCCGGTGCACGAGGCCTACCCCGCTCCCGACCTGACCCGCCACGCCGCCGAACGCCACATCCCCTTCGTGCTGGGCAGCGACGCCCACAAACCCGGCGAGGTCGGCTTCCACTTCACCGAGGCCATCAAGCAGATCCACGACGTGGATGGGCGTGTGGTGACGTATCAGGGGCGGACGCGGCGGGGGTAG
- a CDS encoding DNA-binding protein, whose translation MAKKAVDLSIPKGVQENAKRGLELRAEHGFGGTKVGEATARLLAEGGTVTARKARHISRYFPRHAGDNLDQTGKGGKAPSRGYIAWLLWGGDAGRTWSEKVVKALDEGEQG comes from the coding sequence ATGGCGAAAAAAGCGGTGGATCTGAGCATCCCGAAAGGCGTCCAGGAGAACGCGAAACGCGGCCTGGAACTCCGCGCCGAACACGGCTTCGGCGGCACAAAGGTCGGAGAGGCGACGGCGCGGCTCCTGGCCGAGGGCGGTACGGTCACGGCCCGCAAGGCGCGGCACATCAGCCGGTACTTCCCCCGGCATGCCGGAGACAACCTCGACCAGACGGGGAAGGGCGGCAAGGCTCCGTCGCGTGGGTACATTGCGTGGCTGTTGTGGGGCGGGGACGCCGGGCGGACGTGGAGCGAGAAGGTCGTGAAGGCACTGGACGAGGGCGAGCAGGGCTGA
- a CDS encoding MBL fold metallo-hydrolase — translation MIRAQVLGRPAEDNALWITADSGQGRTRLLLDCGAGVLHGVPFADVQATDHLLFSHLHMDHVGGFDDFFRATFDRPQPGHVWGPPGTARILGHRFQGYWWNHAPELRGRYVVHDVHDSHVQSFRFEAHEAYATPHDEGTRPHDGVILTTPEVSVQAVPLEHHGRSLGFILREPERVSVDTAALAALGLQGGPWLAALKQGATGELDVSGTVHDADTLRAAVLRREVGGSLAYFTDFLLDGAEQARLAPLLNGVQTLYAEAQYAPEDAELAHRHQHTTVAQVAALAHAAQVQTLTLLHLSRRYRPERWPELLETARQTFAATSFPDGWLT, via the coding sequence ATGATCCGGGCACAGGTGCTGGGCCGACCAGCAGAGGACAACGCGCTGTGGATCACGGCGGACAGCGGGCAGGGCCGCACGCGGCTGCTGCTGGACTGCGGGGCCGGCGTGCTGCATGGCGTGCCGTTCGCGGACGTGCAGGCCACGGATCACCTGCTGTTCTCGCACCTGCACATGGATCACGTGGGCGGCTTCGACGACTTCTTCCGCGCCACCTTCGACCGGCCGCAGCCCGGCCACGTGTGGGGGCCGCCCGGCACCGCCCGCATCCTGGGGCACCGCTTCCAGGGGTACTGGTGGAACCACGCGCCGGAACTGCGCGGCCGGTACGTCGTGCACGACGTTCACGACAGCCACGTGCAGTCCTTCCGCTTCGAGGCCCACGAGGCCTACGCCACCCCGCACGACGAGGGCACGCGCCCGCACGACGGTGTGATCCTGACCACCCCGGAGGTCAGCGTCCAGGCCGTGCCCCTGGAGCACCACGGGCGCAGCCTGGGCTTCATCCTGCGCGAGCCGGAGCGCGTGAGCGTGGACACGGCGGCCCTCGCCGCGCTGGGCCTGCAGGGCGGCCCGTGGCTCGCGGCCCTGAAACAGGGTGCGACCGGCGAACTGGACGTGAGCGGCACCGTCCACGACGCCGACACCCTCCGCGCGGCTGTGCTCCGGCGCGAGGTGGGCGGAAGTCTCGCGTACTTCACGGACTTCCTGCTGGACGGAGCTGAACAGGCCCGGCTGGCTCCGCTGCTGAACGGCGTGCAGACGCTGTATGCCGAGGCGCAGTACGCCCCGGAGGACGCCGAACTCGCGCACCGGCACCAGCACACCACCGTTGCGCAGGTGGCCGCGCTGGCCCACGCCGCGCAGGTGCAGACCCTGACACTGCTGCACCTGTCGCGCCGTTACCGCCCAGAACGCTGGCCCGAGCTACTGGAGACCGCCCGGCAGACCTTCGCGGCCACGTCGTTCCCGGACGGCTGGCTGACATAG